From the Quercus lobata isolate SW786 chromosome 6, ValleyOak3.0 Primary Assembly, whole genome shotgun sequence genome, one window contains:
- the LOC115995478 gene encoding TOG array regulator of axonemal microtubules protein 1: MALRPIDNALPTTPERPKKQAKVVVPIQKQSDSIVNDENKAPTAADATVEYILSENLEAVPNPESKIQSLIEGLESKDWIKVCESLNDVRRFALYHSTLLLPLLEKVVLALVKAMKNPRSALCKTSIMASSDIFHAYGDKFLDSFPSDAFDQLLLQLLLKASQDKRFVCEEADKALSAMVGSMTPLPLLNKLRVYVSHANFRIRAKAAISISNCVSKMGLEGMKEFGLVELVQMSADLLKDRLPEAREAARSVVISIYEAFTQSEEQKQEAWQSFCQSNLSPIHAQSMFKIIPSL; encoded by the exons atggCGTTGAGACCCATTGATAATGCTCTTCCAACAACACCAGAAAGGCCCAAAAAGCAAGCAAAAGTTGTGGTTCCAATCCAAAAACAATCTGATTCTATTGTCAATGACGAGAACAAGGCACCCACTGCTGCTGATGCCACTGTTGAATATATTTTGTCTGAAAATCTCGAGGCCGTACCAAATCCTGAGTCCAAGATCCAA AGCTTGATTGAAGGGTTAGAGTCAAAGGATTGGATAAAAGTTTGTGAGTCACTGAATGATGTTAGGCGATTTGCGTTGTATCATTCTACTCTATTGCTTCCGCTCTT GGAAAAAGTAGTGTTGGCGTTGGTGAAGGCCATGAAAAATCCAAGAAGTGCTTTGTGCAAGACCTCTATTATGGCTTCATCTGATATTTTCCATGCCTACGGTGACAAGTTCCTCGACTCCTTCCCATCTGATGCATTTGATCAATTG CTGCTGCAGCTACTACTGAAAGCGTCCCAAGACAAGCGATTTGTATGTGAAGAAGCAGACAAGGCACTAAGCGCAATGGTGGGGTCAATGACTCCCTTGCCTCTGCTTAATAAGCTCCGGGTGTATGTTAGCCATGCCAACTTTAGAATCAGAGCCAAGGCTGCCATTTCCATCTCAAATTGTGTTTCTAAGATG GGGCTAGAAGGAATGAAAGAGTTTGGGTTAGTAGAATTGGTTCAAATGTCTGCAGATTTATTGAAAGATAGACTGCCTGAGGCAAGAGAAGCTGCAAGAAGTGTTGTGATTTCAATATATGAGGCCTTTACACAGAGTGAAGAGCAGAAGCAGGAGGCATGGCAAAGCTTTTGCCAGTCTAATTTATCACCCATTCATGCTCAGTCCATGTTCAAGATTATCCCTTCTTTATAG